The Thermodesulfovibrionales bacterium genome contains the following window.
CAGGGTGCCGCCGGAACTGGTCGCGGTCCTGAAGACGAGATTCAACGCGATCGCGCTCTCGTCCCTTGACCCTTCAACGTTCAGGCCCTTTCTCGATGCGATCGAGGCCTACATATGGGATAGCAAAATGACCGGAACAACAGTATAATAACAGTATAGAAAGGCTACCGGTATTTTCTGAAGGGAATCAGGTGATTTCATGGAATTCAAGCCGAAATGGATAGCTTGGGAGATTACGCGAAGGTGCAACCTGAAATGCGTGCACTGCCGCTCTTCTTCCGAGATGGAGGTGAAGGGGCATCCGGATTTTTCTACGGAAGAGGCCTTCAGGATGCTCGATGACATAGCAGGTTACGCCCAGCCGGTCATGGTCTTATCAGGGGGAGAACCCCTCATGAGGCGGGATGTCTTCGAGATAGCGAAATACGGGACCGAGAAGGGCCTGAGGATGTGTCTCGCCACAAACGGCACCCTTATCAACCAAGAGCTGTGCGGAAAGATAAAGGATTCGGGGATACGGATCGTCTCTCTCAGTCTCGATGGTTCGACGGAAGAGGTGCACGACAATTTCAGGAACGAAAAAGGGGCCTTTTCGGGCATACTGAACGCGGCGCGGCTCTTCAAGGAGAACAGCATCGAATTTATCATAAACTCATCCTTCACGAAGAGAAACCAGGAAGAGATACCGAAGGTGTACAAGCTTGCAAAGAAGCTCGGCGCCACGGCATGGTATATGTTCATGATCGTGCCGACGGGCAGGGGTGAGGATATCATGAACGAGCTCATCTCGAAGGAGGAATATGAGGACATCCTCGAGTGGCACTATGAGATGGAGAAGGATGAAGCGGACATGCTCGTGAGGCCGACGTGCGCTCCGCACTATTACCGGGTGGTGCTCCAGAAGGCGAAGGAAGAGGGGGTCAAGTTCGAGCGGAGGACGCTCAAGTTTTCGACGGGCGGCGCGAAGGGCTGTCTCGCGGGCCAGCTGATCTGCCTCATCAACGTTGACGGCGATGTCCTGCCCTGCAGCTATTTCCCGAAGTCGGCGGGCAACATGAGGGAGCATTCCTTTCAGGAGATATGGGAGAATTCGGAGTTGTTCCGGGAACTCCGGGATTTCAAGAAATACAAGGGCAGGTGCGGTTCCTGCGAATACATCAATGTATGCGGCGGCTGCAGGGCGAGGTCTTATTCGGTCTATGGAGATTACCTGGAAGAAGAGCCGTTCTGCGGTTACACGCCGGTGAAGATGCAGAAGAAGGCTGTCGGCAGATAAGGCGCGAACCCGGAAACGACTCTCTGTTTCTCTGTTCTCTTTTGGCTGAAAACTCGCATGCGTACGATAATAAGGAGGTTCTATGAACGATACATTTCTGAAGGCATGTCGCGGTGAAGAGACTGCTTATACGCCCGTATGGCTCATGAGACAGGCCGGGAGGTATCTCCCCGAGTATCAGGCCGTCCGCTCCGGGGTCGATTTCCTCACGCTCTGCAAGACTCCCGAACTCGCCGCTCAAGTGACGAAGCAGCCTGTAGATATACTCGGCGTGGACGCCGCGATACTCTTCTCCGATATCCTGATACCGGTCGAGGCGATGGGGATGCACCTCGAATTCTCCGATAAGAAAGGGCCCATATTGAACGACCCGGTGAGAAACAAGTCGGGTGTGGACCGCCTCATTATCCCGGACACGGAAGACAGCATGCCCTTCGTTCTCGAGGCGATCAAGATCCTCGGGGCCGACCTCAGGGTCCCCCTCATAGGTTTTTCAGGGGCGCCTTTCACCCTCGCCACGTACATGGTGGAGGGAGGGAGCACGAAGAATTTTGTGAATACGAAGAGGATGATGTTCCAGAACCCTGGTCTCTTTCACCTCTTCATGGATAAGATTACCTTGACCGTAATAGCATACCTCTCTTCCCAGGTGCATGCCGGCGCACAGGCGGTCCAGCTCTTCGACAGCTGGGCCGGTGTTCTCGCTCCGGAGGATTATAAGGAGTTTGCCCTTCCCTACGTGAAGAGGGCTGTCTCGGAGCTCAGGAAAGAAGGCGTGCCGATAATCTATTTCGTGAACGACTGTGCCGGGGTCCTGAAGGAAGTCAAGAAGTCGGGCGCAGATGTCATCGGTGTGGACTGGAGGATCGACCTCCACGATGCGATAAAGAAGATCGGGAAGAAGTTCGTTGTTCAGGGGAACCTCGACCCGTGCGCGCTCTTTCTGCCGAAGGAGAAGATCGAGGATAGGGTGAAGGACGTTCTCTGGAAGGGGGAGTTCGCGAAGGGACACATCTTCAACCTCGGTCACGGTATCCTGCCGGAAACCCCGGTCGAAAATGCCGTGGCGATGGTCGAGGCCGTCCACAGGTTCAGCGAAAAGTAGCAGGCAGCGGCCGTTTATTCCGGAGTCTGAGGGTGAACGGGTCTTCCCGACACGCCCTGAGAGGTAGGCGCGATAAGAACGATTGGCGTAATACTCCTCAACCTTGGGGGGCCTGACTCCCTTCAATCCGTCCGGCCCTTTCTCTATAACCTCTTTTCCGACAGAGAGATCATCAGACTCGGACCTTCCTTTCTCCAGAAGCCCCTGGCATGGCTCATCGCGAGCCTCCGATCGGCAAAGACGGAAAAGATGTACGGCTCGATCGGCGGAGGATCTCCCATCCTCGGCATTACCACCGCGCAGGCCTCTGCCCTCGAAAAGTCCCTGAACGGGGCACCGGCGGCCGATAAGGGGCCCTTTAAGGTCTACCTCGGCATGCGGTACTGGCATCCCTTTATCGATGATACCGTGAAAAGGATGCACGCCGACGGCGTTGGGGCTGCGGTGGCGCTCACCCTCTATCCCCAGTATTCCCTTGCGACAACAGGCTCTGCCCTCTCCCGGTTCATTCGGGAGGCGGAGAGGTATTCGCTCCAAAGCGCCCTCATCTCCTCCTGGTTTGATTATCCCCTCTATATCGAGGCCCTCACCGACGTCATCAAAAAGGGTCTCGGCTCGTTTCAGGGGAAAGACGCCGATCTTCTTTTCAGCGCCCACAGCCTCCCCGTCCGCATCATCGAATCGGGAGACCCTTACGTGGAGCAGGTCCGTGGGACGATCAAAGCGGTGATGAAGAAGGTGAATCTGCGGTGGCACCTTTCGTACCAGAGCAAGAGCGGGCCGGTTACATGGCTCAGCCCATCGACAGAAGAGAAGATGGCCGAACTCGCCAGGAAGGGAGTGAAGAACCTTCTCGTAGTGCCGGTCAGCTTTGTCTCGGACCATATAGAAACACTTTATGAAATTGATATATTATATAGGCAGCATGCTCAGAGGCTCGGGATAAATCTCGTCAGGACCGAATCCCTGAATACGCATCCCCTCTTCATAGAGGCGTTGAGAGAGATGGTTACGAAAGAGGTGGAGAAGCAGGGATGGCAGGAATAGAGGAAAGATCGACCAACGGTAAGTGCTCGGGGGTCAGAGACTCTTGAGCGGGAAAGGAGGAGGCATTGAAGGACGAAGAGATTATCCAACTTCTCTTGAAGGAGAGCGAAGAGTTTAAGAAGCTCGAACAGGATCACAAGAATCTCAAGGGCATGCTCGCAGAGATCGACAAGAAGGTCTATCTCTCACCGGAAGAGGAGATGGAGCGAAAGAAGATCCAGAAACTGAAGCTTTCGAAGAAAGACAAAATGGCGGAACTCGTGAGGGAATATAAGAAGAGCCACACGAATTAGGCGCTGGACATCAGGCAGTCAGAATTGCGGAGATACATTTCTATTCTCTCCGCGGCGCTGGCTGCTATTTTTTGAGAGGGGGTACTATTCTCGTGAGAAGCAAAGTGATAAAAGAAGGTCTGGAACGGGTTCCTCACCGGGCGCTCTTGTACGCCACCGGCATCCCGAGGACCGAGATGAACAAGCCCTTCATCGGAGTTGCAACGAGCTTTACGGACATCATTCCCGGTCATATCGGCATGAGAGACCTCGAGCGGTTCATAGAGAAAGGGGTTCACACGGGCGGAGGCTATCCCTTCTTCTTTGGTATCCCCGGTATCTGTGACGGAATCGCGATGGGCCATTCGGGAATGCATTATTCGCTCCCCTCGAGGGAGCTGATCGCTGACATGGTCGAGACGGTCGCGCAGGCCCACCAGCTTGACGGGCTCGTGCTCCTCACGAATTGCGATAAGATCACCCCCGGGATGCTCATGGCAGCGGCGAGGATAAACATCCCGAGCATCGTCGTTACCGCGGGTCCGATGCTCTCCGGCCATTATCGGGGGAGGAGGCTCAACCTTACGAGTGATACCTTCGAGGCCATAGGCAGGTACAGGAAGGGGCTCATAAAGGACGACGAATTGCAGGC
Protein-coding sequences here:
- the hemH gene encoding ferrochelatase: MLLNLGGPDSLQSVRPFLYNLFSDREIIRLGPSFLQKPLAWLIASLRSAKTEKMYGSIGGGSPILGITTAQASALEKSLNGAPAADKGPFKVYLGMRYWHPFIDDTVKRMHADGVGAAVALTLYPQYSLATTGSALSRFIREAERYSLQSALISSWFDYPLYIEALTDVIKKGLGSFQGKDADLLFSAHSLPVRIIESGDPYVEQVRGTIKAVMKKVNLRWHLSYQSKSGPVTWLSPSTEEKMAELARKGVKNLLVVPVSFVSDHIETLYEIDILYRQHAQRLGINLVRTESLNTHPLFIEALREMVTKEVEKQGWQE
- the hemE gene encoding uroporphyrinogen decarboxylase, translating into MNDTFLKACRGEETAYTPVWLMRQAGRYLPEYQAVRSGVDFLTLCKTPELAAQVTKQPVDILGVDAAILFSDILIPVEAMGMHLEFSDKKGPILNDPVRNKSGVDRLIIPDTEDSMPFVLEAIKILGADLRVPLIGFSGAPFTLATYMVEGGSTKNFVNTKRMMFQNPGLFHLFMDKITLTVIAYLSSQVHAGAQAVQLFDSWAGVLAPEDYKEFALPYVKRAVSELRKEGVPIIYFVNDCAGVLKEVKKSGADVIGVDWRIDLHDAIKKIGKKFVVQGNLDPCALFLPKEKIEDRVKDVLWKGEFAKGHIFNLGHGILPETPVENAVAMVEAVHRFSEK
- a CDS encoding radical SAM protein, producing the protein MEFKPKWIAWEITRRCNLKCVHCRSSSEMEVKGHPDFSTEEAFRMLDDIAGYAQPVMVLSGGEPLMRRDVFEIAKYGTEKGLRMCLATNGTLINQELCGKIKDSGIRIVSLSLDGSTEEVHDNFRNEKGAFSGILNAARLFKENSIEFIINSSFTKRNQEEIPKVYKLAKKLGATAWYMFMIVPTGRGEDIMNELISKEEYEDILEWHYEMEKDEADMLVRPTCAPHYYRVVLQKAKEEGVKFERRTLKFSTGGAKGCLAGQLICLINVDGDVLPCSYFPKSAGNMREHSFQEIWENSELFRELRDFKKYKGRCGSCEYINVCGGCRARSYSVYGDYLEEEPFCGYTPVKMQKKAVGR
- a CDS encoding DUF465 domain-containing protein, which gives rise to MKDEEIIQLLLKESEEFKKLEQDHKNLKGMLAEIDKKVYLSPEEEMERKKIQKLKLSKKDKMAELVREYKKSHTN